In Primulina eburnea isolate SZY01 chromosome 5, ASM2296580v1, whole genome shotgun sequence, a single window of DNA contains:
- the LOC140833033 gene encoding protein BLISTER-like isoform X1, whose protein sequence is MSLRFENCGVDFCMASPQVLKKQEQLAAGRRKLEEFRRKKALEKAKKATSPSLLDPSDDVSHEKQPSESERVYVDDDGVLTDDTFSVGGLKASGVVENNETNETSIASQNEFGSSGNKIASSSLVNKTGVFSSDLEHSFCQDKQYKNASASLSSLEPRSSGYKSLDRDEKDGFSSPTTSRIGNDSFMAHSVSSVQEASSHFNDHGLDGYPLNISNDLGKDLLLGNSSSSTLFAKRFSSENSVSTLLEDSLGTRDYQGNTSTFSPHQESVHSATSIGQRLSVFSDTGENRIRGSVVHTGSMDHSSSWMRDHRNDEFDSDARRSSNNALPPPSVAGKRSRQSFLDSIHISKGSSSPPPHFGESKFDFSSSKVYQKSATSLIDSGNAVESPNHFVESKNDFFLKNPNEDFSTLEQHIEDLTQEKFSLQRGLEASRALAESLASENSALTDSYNQQGSLVHQLKADLEKLHGEIKLQLVELEAVKLEYANAQLECNAADERAKLLASEVIGLEEKALRLRSNELKLERQVENYQAEISSDRKKMSSLEKECQDLHSTINALQEEKKILQSRLLKASSSEKSYDTKKTPSTKKDVSTSTEDLGMELLDNTMEASNSENLVTASLPGDRYSQLLLENRLPSLESLSLTVPSDHMRMIQNINTLIAELAMEKDHLTRALSAESSQSSTLTELNKELTRKLEVQTQRLELLTTQSMTNNNVPPRRPDTRDVRDNIAYADEGDEVVERVLGWIMKLFPGGPSRRTMSKRFSL, encoded by the exons ATGTCTTTGAGGTTCGAAAATTGCGGTGTAGATTTTTGCATGGCTTCGCCGCAAGTTTTGAAAAAGCAAGAGCAATTGGCTGCTGGAAGGAGAAAG CTAGAGGAGTTTCGCCGGAAGAAGGCCTTGGAGAAGGCTAAAAAAGCTACATCTCCTAGTCTTCTTGATCCTTCCGATGATGTCTCACATGAGAAGCAACCATCTGAATCTGAGCGGGTATATGTGGATGATGATGGTGTGCTGACAGATGACACATTTTCTGTAGGTGGTTTGAAAGCTTCAGGTGTTGTTGAGAATAATGAGACAAATGAAACTAGTATTGCTTCGCAAAATGAATTTGGTTCTTCAGGCAACAAGATTGCTAGCAGTTCCCTTGTGAATAAGACTGGTGTATTTTCATCCGATCTAGAACATTCATTCTGTCAGGATAAACAGTACAAGAATGCTTCTGCTTCTTTGAGCTCCTTGGAACCTAGAAGTTCGGGATATAAATCATTGGATAGAGATGAAAAGGATGGATTTTCATCTCCAACTACTTCTAGGATTGGGAATGATAGCTTTATGGCACATTCTGTATCATCCGTGCAGGAAGCTTCAAGTCACTTTAATGACCATGGTTTAGATGGTTACCCATTAAACATCAGTAATGACCTTGGGAAGGATCTTTTGCTTGGGAACTCAAGCTCATCTACCCTTTTTGCTAAAAGGTTTTCATCTGAGAATTCTGTCAGCACACTGTTGGAAGACAGTTTGGGTACTAGGGACTATCAGGGTAACACATCAACATTTTCTCCACACCAAG AATCTGTTCATTCTGCCACAAGTATTGGACAAAGGCTCTCTGTGTTTTCTGATACCGGGGAAAACAGAATTAGAGGCTCTGTTGTTCATACAGGCAGCATGGACCACTCATCTTCATGGATGCGCGACCATAGAAATGATGAATTTGATTCTGATGCTCGAAGATCATCCAATAATGCACTACCACCTCCATCTGTAGCTGGCAAGAGATCCCGACAATCATTTCTTGATTCTATTCACATCTCAAAAGGTTCGTCATCACCCCCTCCCCACTTCGGggaatcaaaatttgatttttccaGTTCGAAGGTTTATCAGAAATCTGCTACCTCATTAATTGATTCTGGTAATGCGGTCGAATCTCCCAATCATTTTGTGGAGAGCAAAAATGACTTCTTTTTGAAGAATCCGAATGAAGACTTTTCTACTTTGGAACAG CATATCGAAGATCTAACACAAGAAAAATTCTCGTTGCAACGTGGTCTTGAAGCTTCGCGTGCTTTAGCAGAGTCTCTAGCTTCTGAAAATTCTGCTTTGACTGATAGCTATAATCAGCAG GGAAGCCTTGTCCACCAGCTGAAGGCTGACTTGGAAAAGTTGCACGGTGAAATAAAACTGCAACTG GTGGAACTTGAAGCTGTAAAACTTGAATATGCTAATGCCCAACTGGAATGTAATGCAGCTGATGAACGTGCAAAGCTGTTAGCTTCTGAGGTTATTGGATTGGAAGAGAAG GCATTGCGGTTGAGGTCTAACGAGTTGAAATTGGAGAGGCAGGTAGAAAACTACCAAGCTGAAATTTCTTCTGATAG GAAGAAAATGTCTAGTCTTGAGAAGGAATGTCAGGATCTGCATTCAACCATTAATGCTTTACAAGAAG AAAAAAAGATTTTACAGTCCAGATTACTAAAAGCTTCTTCAAGTGAGAAATCTTATGACACAAAAAAGACGCCATCCACTAAAAAAGATGTCTCAACTTCCACAGAGGATCTTGGTATGGAGTTATTAG ATAACACCATGGAAGCTTCCAATTCAGAAAATCTAGTTACTGCATCACTTCCTGGGGATAGATACAGTCAGTTGCTGCTCGAAAACAGACTTCCAAGCCTTGAAAGTCTATCTTTAACTGTTCCGTCTGATCACATGAGAATGATTCAAAACATTAACACATTAATTGCTGAG TTAGCAATGGAGAAAGATCATCTGACTCGTGCTTTGTCTGCAGAATCATCCCAAAGCTCTACACTCACG GAACTGAACAAGGAGTTGACCCGAAAgcttgaagttcaaactcagaGATTGGAGCTCTTGACCACTCAAAGTATGACTAACAATAATGTCCCACCAAGACGGCCGGATACCCGTGATGTACGTGATAACATTGCGTATGCTGATGAAGGAGATGAG GTGGTAGAAAGAGTGTTAGGATGGATCATGAAGCTCTTCCCTGGAGGGCCATCAAGACGAACTATGAGCAAGCGTTTTAGTCTTTAA
- the LOC140833033 gene encoding protein BLISTER-like isoform X2 — MSLRFENCGVDFCMASPQVLKKQEQLAAGRRKLEEFRRKKALEKAKKATSPSLLDPSDDVSHEKQPSESERVYVDDDGVLTDDTFSVGGLKASGVVENNETNETSIASQNEFGSSGNKIASSSLVNKTGVFSSDLEHSFCQDKQYKNASASLSSLEPRSSGYKSLDRDEKDGFSSPTTSRIGNDSFMAHSVSSVQEASSHFNDHGLDGYPLNISNDLGKDLLLGNSSSSTLFAKRFSSENSVSTLLEDSLGTRDYQGNTSTFSPHQESVHSATSIGQRLSVFSDTGENRIRGSVVHTGSMDHSSSWMRDHRNDEFDSDARRSSNNALPPPSVAGKRSRQSFLDSIHISKGSSSPPPHFGESKFDFSSSKVYQKSATSLIDSGNAVESPNHFVESKNDFFLKNPNEDFSTLEQHIEDLTQEKFSLQRGLEASRALAESLASENSALTDSYNQQGSLVHQLKADLEKLHGEIKLQLVELEAVKLEYANAQLECNAADERAKLLASEVIGLEEKALRLRSNELKLERQVENYQAEISSDRKKMSSLEKECQDLHSTINALQEEKKILQSRLLKASSSEKSYDTKKTPSTKKDVSTSTEDLDNTMEASNSENLVTASLPGDRYSQLLLENRLPSLESLSLTVPSDHMRMIQNINTLIAELAMEKDHLTRALSAESSQSSTLTELNKELTRKLEVQTQRLELLTTQSMTNNNVPPRRPDTRDVRDNIAYADEGDEVVERVLGWIMKLFPGGPSRRTMSKRFSL, encoded by the exons ATGTCTTTGAGGTTCGAAAATTGCGGTGTAGATTTTTGCATGGCTTCGCCGCAAGTTTTGAAAAAGCAAGAGCAATTGGCTGCTGGAAGGAGAAAG CTAGAGGAGTTTCGCCGGAAGAAGGCCTTGGAGAAGGCTAAAAAAGCTACATCTCCTAGTCTTCTTGATCCTTCCGATGATGTCTCACATGAGAAGCAACCATCTGAATCTGAGCGGGTATATGTGGATGATGATGGTGTGCTGACAGATGACACATTTTCTGTAGGTGGTTTGAAAGCTTCAGGTGTTGTTGAGAATAATGAGACAAATGAAACTAGTATTGCTTCGCAAAATGAATTTGGTTCTTCAGGCAACAAGATTGCTAGCAGTTCCCTTGTGAATAAGACTGGTGTATTTTCATCCGATCTAGAACATTCATTCTGTCAGGATAAACAGTACAAGAATGCTTCTGCTTCTTTGAGCTCCTTGGAACCTAGAAGTTCGGGATATAAATCATTGGATAGAGATGAAAAGGATGGATTTTCATCTCCAACTACTTCTAGGATTGGGAATGATAGCTTTATGGCACATTCTGTATCATCCGTGCAGGAAGCTTCAAGTCACTTTAATGACCATGGTTTAGATGGTTACCCATTAAACATCAGTAATGACCTTGGGAAGGATCTTTTGCTTGGGAACTCAAGCTCATCTACCCTTTTTGCTAAAAGGTTTTCATCTGAGAATTCTGTCAGCACACTGTTGGAAGACAGTTTGGGTACTAGGGACTATCAGGGTAACACATCAACATTTTCTCCACACCAAG AATCTGTTCATTCTGCCACAAGTATTGGACAAAGGCTCTCTGTGTTTTCTGATACCGGGGAAAACAGAATTAGAGGCTCTGTTGTTCATACAGGCAGCATGGACCACTCATCTTCATGGATGCGCGACCATAGAAATGATGAATTTGATTCTGATGCTCGAAGATCATCCAATAATGCACTACCACCTCCATCTGTAGCTGGCAAGAGATCCCGACAATCATTTCTTGATTCTATTCACATCTCAAAAGGTTCGTCATCACCCCCTCCCCACTTCGGggaatcaaaatttgatttttccaGTTCGAAGGTTTATCAGAAATCTGCTACCTCATTAATTGATTCTGGTAATGCGGTCGAATCTCCCAATCATTTTGTGGAGAGCAAAAATGACTTCTTTTTGAAGAATCCGAATGAAGACTTTTCTACTTTGGAACAG CATATCGAAGATCTAACACAAGAAAAATTCTCGTTGCAACGTGGTCTTGAAGCTTCGCGTGCTTTAGCAGAGTCTCTAGCTTCTGAAAATTCTGCTTTGACTGATAGCTATAATCAGCAG GGAAGCCTTGTCCACCAGCTGAAGGCTGACTTGGAAAAGTTGCACGGTGAAATAAAACTGCAACTG GTGGAACTTGAAGCTGTAAAACTTGAATATGCTAATGCCCAACTGGAATGTAATGCAGCTGATGAACGTGCAAAGCTGTTAGCTTCTGAGGTTATTGGATTGGAAGAGAAG GCATTGCGGTTGAGGTCTAACGAGTTGAAATTGGAGAGGCAGGTAGAAAACTACCAAGCTGAAATTTCTTCTGATAG GAAGAAAATGTCTAGTCTTGAGAAGGAATGTCAGGATCTGCATTCAACCATTAATGCTTTACAAGAAG AAAAAAAGATTTTACAGTCCAGATTACTAAAAGCTTCTTCAAGTGAGAAATCTTATGACACAAAAAAGACGCCATCCACTAAAAAAGATGTCTCAACTTCCACAGAGGATCTTG ATAACACCATGGAAGCTTCCAATTCAGAAAATCTAGTTACTGCATCACTTCCTGGGGATAGATACAGTCAGTTGCTGCTCGAAAACAGACTTCCAAGCCTTGAAAGTCTATCTTTAACTGTTCCGTCTGATCACATGAGAATGATTCAAAACATTAACACATTAATTGCTGAG TTAGCAATGGAGAAAGATCATCTGACTCGTGCTTTGTCTGCAGAATCATCCCAAAGCTCTACACTCACG GAACTGAACAAGGAGTTGACCCGAAAgcttgaagttcaaactcagaGATTGGAGCTCTTGACCACTCAAAGTATGACTAACAATAATGTCCCACCAAGACGGCCGGATACCCGTGATGTACGTGATAACATTGCGTATGCTGATGAAGGAGATGAG GTGGTAGAAAGAGTGTTAGGATGGATCATGAAGCTCTTCCCTGGAGGGCCATCAAGACGAACTATGAGCAAGCGTTTTAGTCTTTAA